In the genome of Leishmania braziliensis MHOM/BR/75/M2904 contig, possible fusion of chromosomes 20 and 34, one region contains:
- a CDS encoding putative calpain-like cysteine peptidase produces the protein MSNAKKACPVAEQTDSGGSPAMTTDSEAQERMYSTGGLRALSSVMSGGDNKYEPELNVPDVSHGDVRGDRPEYTGVPVVVQRPGLPKEAFLPPVRQGTHDAYENGLNSSNETARRTSGHVGTSTHLKGSVREYVRKTLQLQSEQGIRTCGRVRRPLSSILVKADAAELQRGEDSNGNQHCDSELRRGLGWDKSTDNGAFWKRTMSKQETDADLRCFTAYEYILAFYYDESRECDDSLDVTTPDSSQRRKRERVARVVAETTPREEAERSKLKSKGTISARTRRAQMTCATVDELYEQLTMCYRAAGVEKAYLDTLFMKEVLNGSRQPRVHEMEKDDDLGENLSAPSDGEAMEAPREVVFVGKPKRTKSTACSRRSAKLSSLYEILLNQMRVRTTPAFLHHNAIPVPMMRFLKKRGTIKLGNYSYVLHLWDDEEKGYLVTSVFDRKPGFPKQFKDSCTYAIYGVEMGHDWGTRFGNLVLMRQHLAPGARKHFPEEGKLIRGHTVIRAASVLDIFDGRVCDIPLSLREVDYRRTGIHASVQALAHYNHLFPHWGPLRSIIHPQDCLGRPVVNPAGGMYCLSMIVNGAVRMVKVDDRVPVEPESGLFRCLTSATFELYPALLEKGLLKANGCGVNLALMESAAVLFQLCGWIPEVIRFRRAGGVEEPTVDGLMRPSEMWSVLMEGYNVGRLMMTLTAHWCAGRLPLTPGERVRQSTQRFVTPVVYPVIDMITQRLSSTGEPTIRAIMLRDTTKDPSTRMFEPPFTTSLTAEQLLDLGYMNTHREAGIFCVTWEEAIAHFDHCSINWSPFTYWDLPSGSEPPEDCTRLCCHGVYDMRNAGQHMVRQPQFHICSHLVDRCTHLFLVFCPHTGDQPPLPHDINVLDRRAVDEFSGGEAVVRLRVYEITTLPSLMRCTMRDRRGRRVSCCFGDCQGRRIVSETEGPRGLQPLAVAQGNRSEFITLGFDCLPGTREYVVVMDVHDRHWSPSCKGAFPYTLTLFTCLDPLLERNPNKFPISAIHAQHATLEQAKQAAMGGGFSTLEVSSAELNVSDILEEEAQRKPPERTITMHDIPEHPNIHSHTVQGMWSLPESRARIALLQHDAIHELLYTGTQYYFHLGTPEHFSLRMCQSKRIGPARSTVEMKVLLVRRASRDDVDTKAKDPLVERNVRTCGGAVAKGNKAYVPHSVQGNIMKGSNIVLCSGPWSLDGAVIDSVSPHTVLLDRDGILVRHPRRLRQFYHTSFNVALSDRENKDKSNMNFFLISRPNPNDQMRGVILQAFADGFLISPHACNIGIKGNLIPHDTEVRAVLTSSNFCYEVHSDEGHAVPFTEESALRSLATPVPQLDLFIDVDLQNTAPAKSTSFSPESNAGHATNRLRAVVRTALTSSPAQRLRLLRTIFCTMMFIRRNVTNENHRAFLMGLGGSIEAWVRWHQSLESPGAQPPVLSLPPLPEGDYIIIPCFNPVSDGAAAKPEKKRGVVTEDQSMTDFDITLSVPGRVVELIPTRDSADGRSSTQVGRVQMHCEQSIASTERVSHDAAMRRFGCTFFSGWMFGENRCKRRV, from the coding sequence ATGAGCAACGCTAAAAAGGCGTGCCCCGTAGCAGAGCAGACGGACAGCGGCGGTAGCCCCGCCATGACTACTGATAGCGAGGCCCAAGAGCGTATGTACTCCACAGGTGGGCTACGCGCGCTTTCCTCTGTAATGAGCGGTGGCGACAACAAATATGAACCTGAGCTGAACGTGCCCGACGTCAGTCACGGCGACGTCCGGGGAGACCGACCTGAATATACCGGAGTTCCTGTTGTGGTACAGCGCCCCGGGCTCCCCAAAGAGGCTTTCCTACCTCCGGTGCGCCAAGGCACCCATGACGCGTACGAGAACGGCTTGAACAGCTCAAATGAGACTGCTAGAAGGACCTCTGGCCACGTCGGCACCTCCACGCACCTGAAAGGCTCCGTGCGGGAATACGTGCGCAAGACACTGCAGCTTCAAAGTGAGCAGGGAATCCGGACCTGCGGCAGGGTGCGGCGACCCCTATCCTCCATTCTTGTGAAGGCAGATGCggctgagctgcagcggggcGAGGACTCGAATGGCAACCAGCACTGCGACTCTGAGCTGCGGCGCGGGCTCGGCTGGGACAAGTCAACGGACAACGGGGCCTTCTGGAAGAGAACTATGTCGAAACAAGAGACTGATGCAGACTTGCGTTGCTTCACTGCGTACGAGTACATCTTGGCCTTTTACTACGATGAGAGCAGGGAGTGCGACGACAGCCTTGATGTGACCACCCCAGACAGCAGCCAGCGACGAAAGCGCGAGCGTGTGGCGCGCGTGGTGGCAGAGACAACCCCacgcgaggaggcggagaggtcAAAGCTAAAGTCAAAAGGGACCATCTCTGCCCGCACGCGACGGGCGCAGATGACGTGTGCCACAGTGGATGAATTGTATGAGCAACTGACGATGTGCTACCGGGCGGCTGGGGTGGAAAAGGCCTATCTCGATACGCTCTTCatgaaggaggtgctgaaCGGAAGCCGGCAGCCGCGGGTGCACGAAATGGAAAAAGACGATGACCTCGGCGAGAACTTATCCGCTCCATCCGATGGCGAGGCCATGGAGGCACCGAGGGAAGTGGTGTTCGTTGGAAAACCAAAACGGACGAAGTCGACTGCGTGCAGCAGGCGATCCGCGAAATTGTCGAGCCTCTACGAGATTCTGCTGAACCAGATGCGGGTGAGGACGACGCCGGCCTTTCTGCACCACAACGCTATCCCGGTGCCAATGATGCGTTTCCTCAAAAAGCGCGGCACCATCAAGCTGGGCAACTACTCGTACGTGCTTCACCTATGGGATGATGAGGAGAAGGGCTACCTCGTCACCAGCGTCTTCGACCGCAAACCTGGTTTCCCAAAGCAGTTCAAGGACTCCTGTACCTACGCGATTTATGGCGTAGAAATGGGCCACGACTGGGGCACGCGGTTTGGAAATCTGGTACTGATGCGGCAGCACTTGGCGCCGGGGGCACGCAAGCACTTCCCCGAGGAGGGCAAGCTGATTCGCGGGCACACGGTGATTCGTGCTGCCAGCGTCTTGGACATCTTTGACGGCCGTGTGTGCGACATTCCGCTCAGTCTCAGGGAGGTGGATTACCGGCGCACCGGCATCCACGCGAGTGTGCAGGCCCTCGCCCATTATAACCATCTCTTCCCCCACTGGGGTCCGCTGCGCAGCATTATCCACCCGCAGGACTGTCTCGGCCGTCCGGTGGTGAACCCGGCGGGCGGCATGTACTGCCTCTCCATGATAGTGAATGGGGCGGTGCGGATGGTGAAGGTGGACGACCGGGTGCCGGTGGAGCCGGAGAGCGGACTCTTCCGTTGCCTCACGTCCGCCACATTCGAGCTGTacccggcgctgctggagaaggggCTCCTCAAGGCTAACGGATGCGGTGTCAACCTCGCCCTTATGGAGAGCGCCGCGGTGCTGTTCCAGCTGTGCGGATGGATACCCGAGGTGATCCGCTTCCGCCGCGCCGGTGGCGTCGAAGAGCCTACCGTGGATGGCCTGATGCGGCCATCCGAAATGTGGTCGGTGCTGATGGAGGGCTACAACGTTGGTCGGCTCATGATGACTCTCACGGCGCACTGGTGTGCTGGCCGGCTGCCCCTCACCCCAGGGGAGCGAGTGAGGCAGAGCACGCAGCGGTTTGTGACGCCAGTCGTGTATCCCGTGATCGACATGATCACGCAGCGACTGAGCAGCACCGGGGAGCCTACTATTCGTGCCATCATGCTGCGAGACACGACGAAGGATCCGTCGACGCGCATGTTTGAGCCACCATTCACGACCTCCCTcacggcggagcagctgctcgaccTGGGCTACATGAACACCCATCGCGAAGCCGGTATCTTCTGCGTCACGTGGGAGGAGGCAATTGCCCATTTTGATCACTGCAGCATCAACTGGAGTCCTTTCACGTACTGGGACCTTCCGAGCGGGTCGGAGCCGCCAGAGGACTGCACACGGCTTTGTTGTCACGGGGTCTATGACATGCGTAACGCTGGGCAGCACAtggtgcggcagccgcagttTCACATCTGCTCCCACCTTGTAGACCGATGCACGCACTTGTTCCTGGTCTTCTGCCCCCACACAGGTGACCAGCCCCCACTACCGCACGACATCAACGTACTTGACAGGAGAGCTGTGGACGAGTTCTCTGGCGGTGAGGCAGTCGTGCGGTTGCGCGTGTACGAGATAACGACGCTACCGTCGCTGATGCGGTGCACGATGCGCGACCGTCGCGGTCGTCGGGTGTCGTGCTGCTTCGGAGACTGCCAAGGGCGGCGTATCGTCAGCGAAACGGAGGGGCCGCGCGGGCTGCAGCCACTGGCAGTCGCACAGGGTAACCGCAGCGAGTTCATCACACTCGGTTTCGACTGCCTGCCTGGCACGCGAGAGTACGTGGTCGTTATGGACGTGCACGACCGCCACTGGTCGCCCAGTTGCAAGGGCGCGTTCCCGTACACCTTAACTCTTTTCACCTGCCTTGacccgctgctggagcgcaaTCCAAACAAATTCCCTATCTCCGCCATACACGCGCAGCACGCCACACTGGAGCAGGCGAAGCAGGCGGCGATGGGCGGCGGCTTCTCAACCCTAGAAGTGAGCTCAGCAGAGCTGAACGTGAGCGATAtcctcgaggaggaggcacaaCGCAAGCCACCGGAACGGACGATCACGATGCACGACATCCCAGAGCACCCCAACATTCACTCCCACACGGTGCAGGGGATGTGGTCCCTGCCCGAGTCGCGCGCACGAATAGCGCTGCTACAACATGATGCCATACATGAGCTCTTGTACACGGGAACGCAGTACTACTTCCATCTTGGCACTCCAGAGCACTTCTCCTTGCGCATGTGCCAGTCGAAGAGGATTGGGCCCGCGCGCTCCACGGTTGAGATGAAAGTACTCTTGGTGCGGCGAGCAAGCAGAGATGACGTGGACACGAAAGCGAAGGACCCGCTGGTCGAGCGCAACGTGCGAacctgcggcggcgcggtggcgAAAGGGAACAAGGCGTATGTGCCACACTCTGTGCAGGGGAACATTATGAAGGGCAGCAACATCGTGCTCTGCAGCGGCCCCTGGTCCCTGGACGGTGCGGTGATCGACAGCGTATCGCCGCACACGGTGCTACTGGATCGCGACGGCATCCTTGTACGGCACCCGCGGCGTCTACGGCAGTTCTACCACACTTCCTTTAACGTCGCCCTTTCTGACCGCGAAAACAAGGACAAGTCAAACATGAACTTCTTCCTCATATCTCGTCCAAACCCCAACGATCAAATGCGCGGCGTCATTCTGCAGGCGTTTGCGGACGGTTTTTTGATCTCACCGCACGCGTGCAACATCGGCATCAAAGGCAACCTCATCCCACACGACACGGAGGTGCGCGCCGTTCTCACGTCCTCGAACTTCTGCTACGAGGTGCACAGCGATGAGGGCCACGCCGTACCCTTCACTGAAGAGAGCGCGCTGCGATCGCTGGCGACGccggtgccgcagctcgaCCTATTCATCGATGTGGACCTGCAGAACACGGCCCCGGCGAAGAGCACCTCGTTCTCACCCGAGTCCAACGCTGGCCACGCGACTAATCGGCTGCGCGCCGTCGTGCGTACCGCACTGACGTCGAGCCCAGCACAGCGactgcgactgctgcgcaccaTCTTCTGCACTATGATGTTTATCCGCCGTAATGTCACCAATGAAAATCACCGCGCATTTCTGATGGGGCTGGGTGGCTCCATTGAGGCGTGGGTTCGATGGCACCAGAGCCTGGAGTCGCCGGGGGCGCAGCCGCCGGTGCTGTccctgccgccgctgccggaggGGGACTACATCATCATCCCTTGCTTTAATCCCGTATCcgacggtgcggcggcgaagCCAGAAAAGAAGCGTGGCGTTGTGACGGAGGACCAAAGCATGACGGACTTTGACATCACCCTCAGCGTACCAGGGAGAGTCGTGGAGCTGATTCCGACGAGAGATTCAGCTGACGGAAGGAGCAGCACGCAAGTAGGGCGGGTACAGATGCATTGCGAGCAGTCTATTGCAAGCACCGAGCGCGTGAGTCACGACGCCGCCATGAGGCGGTTTGGGTGTACCTTCTTTTCGGGGTGGATGTTTGGCGAAAATAGGTGTAAAAGGCGTGTGTAA
- a CDS encoding putative deoxyhypusine synthase encodes MASIAESAVLVSSAASAEAVARLTHVQGPTSNFDKAQHIIGSYPTMGFQATNYGLACSIARRMIRKQPPSKVYQLKDGKYVLVPRDVGEDGGALRQEQFYPNLFMGVTANLMGTGCREAVRFLVQEGVVRRSPEASATVSADCPDDQLMFARLKEEYVDMYGGPPHPDEVMPCAHSFLSAIVVSGGGVEHDLRRACAVYTLQHYASETRGQSSSGVSSAAPTLFKSPKKSTKPFGTRTVAGRAKLARFGNVEYACQGSPDSRLFDSLMHIFVQRLCVRQARLRAAAESKPIPDKYNDVCKWSVTPSEVWALCGLWLVDMLTEALEALQSCTCHRTSGSSVGAAESPNANGEGQETQRYTTSEASAPHRAEALARARTTMIYWAALQQVPVFSPSFVDGDIASYLLPPPLSAAHPEHRKGDVVVDENTSSSEWKGPRNASSSLTTEIDTAVGGPLSVDRLQVDLVRDVHLINKLAMLSKKTGILICGGGVVKHHVCNANLMRNGADFTIILNNGQEFDGSDAGAKPEEALSWGKVRMEGEFVKVYGEVSTYLPLLLAEVFVPAVRQRRAEDDVQQRKKGVSQGPRRRKPRQSTFTSVVKGV; translated from the coding sequence ATGGCGAGCATTGCGGAGTCTGCTGTGCTTGTGTCGTCGGCTGCCTCGGCGGAGGCTGTCGCGAGGCTGACACACGTTCAGGGCCCCACGTCGAACTTCGACAAGGCACAACACATCATTGGGTCATACCCGACAATGGGATTCCAGGCGACCAACTACGGCCTCGCCTGCTCCATTGCCCGGCGCATGATCCGGAAGCAGCCTCCTTCCAAGGTGTATCAACTGAAGGACGGGAAGTACGTGCTGGTGCCGCGCGATGTTGGCGAAGACGGTGGGGCGTTGCGGCAAGAGCAGTTCTACCCGAACCTGTTCATGGGTGTGACCGCTAACCTCATGGGCACTGGCTGCCGCGAGGCGGTTCGGTTTCTTGTTCAGGAGGGCGTTGTTCGTCGCTCGCCAGAAGCGTCGGCTACGGTGTCAGCAGACTGCCCAGACGACCAGCTAATGTTTGCACGACTCAAGGAGGAGTACGTTGACATGTACGGTGGGCCTCCACACCCGGACGAGGTGATGCCTTGTGCTCACAGTTTCCTCTCCGCCATTGTCgtgagcggtggtggtgtggagcACGACCTGCGTCGCGCGTGCGCGGTGTACACTTTGCAGCACTACGCCAGCGAAACACGAGGGCAGtcgagcagcggcgtctCCTCTGCGGCTCCTACGCTGTTCAAGAGTCCCAAGAAGTCGACGAAGCCCTTCGGCACTCGCACGGTGGCCGGGAGAGCAAAGCTGGCGCGCTTTGGCAACGTCGAGTACGCGTGTCAAGGGAGCCCCGACTCTCGGTTGTTCGACTCTCTCATGCATATTTTCGTTCAGCGCCTTTGCGTCCGCCAGGCACGATTGCGCGCGGCTGCGGAGTCGAAGCCGATTCCTGACAAGTACAACGACGTGTGCAAGTGGTCCGTCACACCCAGTGAGGTGTGGGCGTTGTGCGGATTGTGGCTGGTTGACATGCTTACTGAAGCTCTAGAGGCTCTGCAGAGTTGCACATGTCACAGGACAAGCGGCTCGTCGGTTGGCGCCGCAGAATCCCCAAATGCGAATGGGGAGGGGCAGGAGACGCAGCGATATACTACCAGTGAGGCATCGGCGCCTCACCGTGCGGAAGCACTCGCCAGGGCGCGTACCACGATGATCTACTGGGCAGCCCTGCAGCAAGTCCCCGTGTTCAGTCCCTCCTTTGTCGATGGAGACATAGCGAGCTACCTGCtgcccccacctctctcagCCGCCCATCCTGAGCACAGAAAGGGCGATGTAGTGGTGGACGAGAATACCAGCAGCTCGGAGTGGAAGGGACCTCGCaacgcctcctcgtctttAACCACGGAAATCGACACGGCGGTTGGCGGGCCTCTGTCTGTGGATCGACTACAGGTGGACCTCGTCCGCGACGTGCACTTGATCAACAAACTCGCCATGCTCAGCAAGAAGACTGGCATTCTCAtctgcggcggtggtgtcgtGAAGCATCACGTGTGTAATGCCAACCTCATGCGGAACGGCGCCGACTTCACTATCATCCTGAACAATGGGCAGGAGTTCGACGGTTCTGATGCCGGTGCTAAACCAGAGGAGGCACTTTCGTGGGGAAAAGTGCGGATGGAGGGGGAGTTCGTGAAGGTGTATGGAGAGGTCAGCACGtacctgccgctgctgttggcgGAGGTCTTCGTGCccgcggtgcggcagcgcagagccGAGGATGACGTGCAACAGCGCAAGAAGGGAGTTTCACAAGGCCCGCGCCGCCGCAAACCGCGCCAGAGTACTTTCACCAGTGTGGTGAAGGGCGTTTAG
- a CDS encoding putative eukaryotic translation initiation factor 5, whose translation MATQMVPIDPDKKDDVYYRYKMPAVQTKVEGSGNGIKTVLPNIHDICLVINRPEEVLMKYFQFELGAQRTVSTKDDKFLLMGAHPTERMQDKLYDFIRKFVLCKYCRNPETAIHLDAGKKGSASISMVCGACGKRSNFDEHRTKTFMTQYYEKHPVEAKAAKGAAEARKKEDAPAAEEAAAPAKQEKESGKLVGKSDLTDDREDPKVVFARVLKESWGKNDELVGRTVRLLSQYNLPEHYGPPMALSAMKLEHRDDLLSTMKTHARLLKRLCTVPELFSRSEGYDEKELTEFYKREKKIQKTFLRECAKEFAINYTPDKFAVLIFMLFVEGVLRDRSIADWSKDTKPFSDVDLKVQEEMRQKVAPIVSWLGMDAKEDA comes from the coding sequence ATGGCGACTCAGATGGTGCCGATTGATCCGGACAAGAAGGATGATGTCTACTACCGGTACAAGATGCCCGCCGTGCAGACCAAGGTGGAGGGTAGCGGTAACGGTATCaagacggtgctgccgaACATTCACGATATCTGCCTCGTGATCAACCGCCCAGAGGAGGTGCTCATGAAGTACTTCCAGTTTGAGCTCGGTGCGCAGCGTACGGTGTCGACGAAGGACGACAAGTTCCTGTTGATGGGTGCGCACCCCACGGAGCGCATGCAGGACAAGCTGTACGACTTCATTCGGAAGTTCGTGCTGTGCAAGTACTGTCGCAATCCTGAGACGGCTATCCACCTCGACGCTGGTAAGAAGGGCTCCGCCTCCATCAGCATGGTGTGCGGTGCGTGTGGTAAGCGGTCAAACTTCGATGAGCACCGCACCAAGACCTTCATGACGCAGTACTACGAGAAGCATCcggtggaggcgaaggcggccAAGGGCGCCGCAGAGGCGCGTAAGAAGGAGGACGCCCCGGCggctgaggaggcggcagcgccggccAAACAGGAGAAGGAGTCGGGCAAGCTGGTCGGCAAGTCAGACCTCACTGACGATCGCGAGGACCCTAAGGTGGTCTTTGCGCGGGTGCTGAAAGAGTCCTGGGGCAAGAACGACGAGCTCGTTGGTCGCACTGTGCGTCTACTGAGCCAGTACAACCTGCCAGAGCACTACGGGCCGCCGATGGCGCTGTCGGCAATGAAGCTAGAGCATCGCGATGACCTTCTGTCGACCATgaagacacacgcgcgtctGCTGAAGCGACTCTGCACCGTGCCGGAGCTCTTCTCCCGCTCCGAGGGCTATGACGAGAAGGAGCTGACGGAGTTCTACAAGCGCGAGAAAAAAATTCAGAAGACGTTCCTGCGCGAGTGCGCCAAGGAGTTTGCCATCAACTACACCCCAGACAAGTTCGCTGTTCTGATCTTCATGCTCTTCGTCGAGGGCGTTTTGCGTGATCGCAGCATCGCCGACTGGTCCAAGGATACGAAGCCGTTCAGCGACGTGGACCTgaaggtgcaggaggagatgcggcaGAAGGTTGCGCCCATCGTCTCCTGGCTCGGTATGGACGCTAAGGAGGACGCTTAG